From Brassica oleracea var. oleracea cultivar TO1000 chromosome C3, BOL, whole genome shotgun sequence, a single genomic window includes:
- the LOC106329025 gene encoding uncharacterized protein LOC106329025: MATESIFLNPLSFARLTINPSSQFLKRRNLSCRIRRSQSGSICSKTSDYQDYQSYARPLRLLPAEEVKVSTANPSFTVRESRSLYKVKLQTSNVFGSGISDMNARVLLCLIDDKGDSVLQTIPATLSSNDESFKFQRGSVDEFTFQGPELSKIRAFWISLESGQWRVGGVSLWVVKGPVPGETNVKEAYCYRYDFEADEILLGESSDLSMVELRPSRITELTDSDQISSPSAPNLDRTVVSNEESMEEYANLKLSLLLYDALLILLGSSLVSFSLGGNSAVAFFFGGTVGFLYLLLLQRSVDELQAPGSSSSSENSSQILSGRVKIPVLSLALAIGLLVLAVRGYSPTAFAVTPRDILVGTLGFLVCKVAVVLAAFKPLKDGS, from the exons ATGGCGACGGAATCAATTTTCCTTAACCCTTTATCTTTCGCGAGGTTAACGATAAACCCATCATCTCAATTTCTTAAAAGGAGAAACCTTTCCTGTCGAATTCGTCGTTCTCAATCCGGTTCAATCTGCTCGAAAACATCCGATTATCAAG ATTACCAGAGCTATGCAAGACCTTTGCGTCTCTTACCAGCAGAAGAAGTGAAAGTTTCTACTGCAAATCCATCATTCACTGTAAGAGAATCTCGCTCTCTTTATAAGGTGAAGCTGCAGACAAGTAACGTGTTCGGCTCAGGGATCAGCGACATGAATGCTAGAGTTCTTTTATGCTTGATAGACGACAAGGGTGATTCGGTTTTACAGACAATACCTGCAACTTTGTCAAGCAATGATGAAAGCTTCAAGTTTCAGAGAGGCTCCGTTGATGAGTTCACGTTTCAAGGGCCGGAACTGAGTAAAATCAGAGCTTTTTGGATCAGTCTTGAGTCTG GACAATGGAGAGTTGGAGGAGTGAGCTTGTGGGTGGTTAAAGGACCTGTTCCTGGAGAGACCAATGTAAAAGAAGCCTACTGTTACCGTTATGATTTTGAAGCGGATGAGATCTTGCTTGGAGAGAGCAGTGACCTGTCAATGGTGGAACTCAGACCTTCTCGTATCACCGAACTCACTGACTCCGATCAAATCTCTTCGCCTTCAGCTCCTAATCTTGACCGTACAGTCGTTTCCAACGAGGAAAGCATGGAAGAATACGCAAACTTGAAACTCTCTCTGCTTCTCTATGATGCACTTCTCATCCTTCTCGGAAGCTCTCTCGTTTCCTTCTCTCTAGGTGGAAATTCCGCCGTTGCTTTCTTCTTTGGTGGAACAGTTGGGTTTCTCTACTTGTTGCTCCTACAGAGATCAGTAGATGAACTCCAAGCACCAGGATCTTCTTCCTCATCCGAAAACTCCAGTCAAATCCTCAGCGGAAGAGTCAAGATTCCTGTTTTGAGTCTCGCATTGGCCATAGGATTGTTGGTTTTAGCTGTCAGAGGCTACAGTCCCACTGCATTCGCAGTCACTCCAAGAGACATTCTGGTGGGGACTTTGGGGTTTCTTGTGTGCAAAGTAGCTGTTGTTTTGGCTGCGTTTAAGCCCTTGAAGGATGGGTCTTGA
- the LOC106335939 gene encoding E3 ubiquitin-protein ligase BRE1-like 2 isoform X2, translating to MESQDSDEPMQKKPHLLDSVSPTATAPNSSPSHPVAKSVDATVLQLQNQKLVQQLDLQKKRMYDVETKIHELHLNQSSYDDQLISVNRLWNQLVDDLVLLGVRAGANQEALKYLDIADKKRGSVPPCAADEMFLCRLLEVDSIGASNSDEVVRKVEEALSLRHSSTVELMGVFENTIATQRTKAESISQNLQAVKSAEDATVQLSNINDLMKEEARNLREMIDALNARHKEQTEQIQAYVSSHSTDQSELKHLKGELEEIKAELEENRRKLINLKMQKDAACEGHVTSSPAVANGSVSPEKPVDKTKLRELKDSIDEIKIVAEGRLSELQAAQEYNLSLSRQCEDIENELKDDQYIYSSRLYNLIKEQLHHWNDDVDRYKLLSEAAQAERSFVMRREKDLNQREESLEAAKQKITTVGSRIEVLEQKLQSCIVEKNGLELETEEAIQDSERQDIKREFITMASTLSKEMEMMEAQLKRWKNTAHDALDLRQQAQSLRVSLSNKADEQKGLEDKCAEQMAEIKSLKALIEKLLKEKLELQNLASIYTRECNDERGLAEIKESQRKAQAQAEELKNALDEHFLELRVKAANETETACQERLATAKAEIAELRTQLDISEREVLELKEGIKVKEQEAEALIAEMETVGQAYEDMQTQNQHLLQQVAERDDYNIKLVSESVKTKHAYNTHLSEKQVMEKQLQNVNASVETLKARIAHSEEQMKGCFAEAYKLIQEDRHLVLSLETAKWELADAEKEFRWIKSAVSSSEKEYEQISRRTDEIKLELDDERSEKKKLEEELMELNKELEELGSESVEAATLRLQEEVKNCKNILKCGVCFDRPKEVVIMKCFHLFCKQCIQRSLEIRHRKCPGCGTAFGQSDVRVVKM from the exons ATGGAGAGCCAGGACTCGGACGAGCCGATGCAGAAGAAGCCTCATCTTCTGGACTCCGTCTCTCCGACCGCCACGGCCCCTAACTCTTCGCCGTCTCATCCCGTCGCTAAAAGT GTTGATGCGACGGTTCTACAGTTACAGAATCAGAAGCTTGTGCAGCAGTTAGACCTGCAGAAGAAACGTATGTACGATGTTGAGACTAAGATTCATGAGTTGCATCTCAATCAAAGCTCTTATGATGACCAGCTTATCTCTGTTAACCGGCTCTGGAACCAG TTGGTAGATGATCTGGTCTTGCTTGGAGTTCGAGCTGGAGCCAATCAAGAGGCTCTTAAATACTTGGACATTGCAGATAAAAAGCGAG GTTCAGTTCCGCCATGTGCTGCTGACGAAATGTTTCTGTGTAGACTTCTTGAAGTAGATTCCATAGGTGCTAGTAATAGTGATGAGGTAGTGAGAAAGGTTGAAGAAGCTCTTTCTCTACGTCATTCCTCTACAGTAGAGTTGATGGGAGTCTTTGAAAACACCATTGCTACTCAGAGGACTAAAGCTGAAAGCATATCACAGAATTTACAGGCTGTGAAATCTGCAGAAG ACGCCACTGTTCAGTTGTCTAACATTAACGATTTAATGAAAGAGGAGGCCAGAAACTTGCGTGAGATGATTGACGCTTTAAATGCGAGGCACAAAGAACAGACTGAGCAGATTCAAGCGTATGTAAGCAGCCATTCAACAGATCAATCCGAGCTTAAACACCTCAAAG GTGAACTGGAAGAGATCAAGGCTGAGCTTGAAGAGAATAGACGAAAATTGATAAACCTGAAAATGCAAAAGGATGCAGCATGTGAAGGTCATGTAACATCATCACCAGCAGTAGCTAATGGAAGCGTTTCTCCTGAGAAGCCTGTAGATAAAACGAAGTTGCGTGAATTGAAGGACTCAATTGATGAAATAAAG ATAGTGGCAGAAGGTCGTCTCTCTGAGCTCCAAGCTGCACAAGAGTATAATCTTTCCTTGTCAAGACAGTGTGAAGATATTGAG AATGAACTAAAGGATGACCAGTATATATACTCGTCTAGACTGTATAACTTGATCAAAGAGCAACTTCATCACTGGAACGATGATGTGGATCGGTATAAACTTTTATCCGAGGCCGCTCAG GCTGAAAGGTCCTTTGTAATGAGACGAGAGAAGGACCTAAATCAAAGGGAAGAATCCCTAGAGGCAGCTAAACAGAAGATAACTACTGTTGGTTCTCGAATTGAAGTGCTGGAACAGAAGCTGCAGAGTTGTATAGTTGAAAAGAATGGATTGGAGCTTGAAACAGAAGAAGCTATCCAAGACTCTG AGCGGCAAGATATTAAAAGAGAGTTTATTACAATGGCATCAACGTTGTCTAAAGAGATGGAAATGATGGAAGCGCAGTTGAAACGGTGGAAGAACACCGCACATGATGCTCTTGACCTGCGTCAACAAGCTCAGTCGCTGAGAGTTTCGTTAAGTAACAAG GCAGACGAACAGAAGGGTTTAGAGGATAAATGTGCTGAACAGATGGCGGAAATTAAATCTCTCAAGGCTCTA ATTGAAAAACTGTTGAAAGAGAAGTTAGAGTTGCAAAATCTAGCAAGCATATATACTCGTGAGTGTAATGATGAAAG AGGATTAGCAGAAATCAAGGAATCACAACGGAAAGCTCAGGCTCAGGCTGAGGAGCTGAAAAACGCTTTAGATGAACACTTTCTTGAGTTGAGAGTGAAAGCAGCTAATGAGACTGAAACTGCTTGCCAAGAACGACTTGCGACCGCAAAGGCTGAAATCGCTGAATTGAGGACTCAGTTAGATATTTCTGAGAG GGAGGTTTTGGAACTTAAGGAAGGTATCAAAGTTAAAGAGCAGGAGGCAGAGGCTTTGATTGCTGAAATGGAG ACTGTTGGTCAAGCCTATGAAGACATGCAAACACAGAACCAACATTTGTTGCAGCAGGTGGCTGAGCGTGATGATTATAATATCAAG CTTGTTTCCGAGAGTGTCAAGACAAAGCATGCTTACAACACACACTTATCTGAGAAGCAAGTAATGGAAAAGCAGCTCCAAAATGTTAATGCATCAGTAGAGACTCTAAAAGCAAGGATTGCACATAGTGAGGAACAG ATGAAAGGCTGTTTCGCTGAGGCTTATAAACTAATTCAAGAAGATCGTCACCTCGTTCTCAGTCTCGAAACCGCCAAGTGGGAATTAGCTGATGCTGAAAAGGAGTTCAGGTGGATCAAATCGGCTGTTTCTTCATCCGAAAAGGAATATGAACAGATCAGCAGGAGGACAGACGAAATCAAACTGGAATTGGATGATGAAAG GAGTGAGAAGAAGAAGCTTGAGGAAGAGCTGATGGAGTTGAACAAGGAGCTTGAAGAGTTGGGTTCTGAGAGTGTAGAAGCTGCAACACTCAGACTCCAGGAAGAAGTTAAAAATTGCAAAAACATCCTCAAGTGTGGCGTTTGTTTTGATCGGCCTAAAGAG GTGGTAATCATGAAATGTTTTCATCTCTTCTGCAAGCAATGCATCCAACGAAGCTTAGAGATCCGACACCGGAAATGTCCAGGCTGTGGCACCGCCTTTGGCCAGAGTGACGTCCGAGTTGTCAAAATGTAA
- the LOC106336035 gene encoding F-box/kelch-repeat protein At1g55270-like, producing MDLSSQRQSPNGSRGFRLQAPLVDSVSCYCRVDSGLKTVVEARKFVPGSKLCIQPDINPNAHRRSKNSKRERTRIQPPLLPGLPDDLAVACLIRVPRSDHRKLRLVCKRWYRLASGNFFYSQRKLLKMSEEWVYVFKRDRDGKISWNTFDPVSQYPQPLPPVPREYSEAVGFGCAVLSGCHLYLFGGKDPLRGSMRRVIFYNARTNKWHRAPDMLRKRHFFGCCVINNCLYVAGGECEGIQRTLRSAEVYDPNKNRWSFVADMSTAMVPLIGVVYDKKWFLKGLGSHQQVMSEAYDPESNSWSPVSDGMVTGWRNPCTSLNGRLYGLDCRDGCKLRVFDESTDSWNKFMDSKVHLGNSKALEAAALVPLNNKLCIIRNNMSMSLVDVSNPDKNNSRVWENIAVKGQSKGILGNIWSSIAGRAVKSHIVHCQVLQA from the exons ATGGATCTATCTTCTCAACGCCAATCCCCAAATGGGTCACGAGGCTTTCGCCTTCAAGCTCCATTG GTGGACTCTGTTTCTTGCTACTGCAGAGTAGACTCAGGTCTCAAGACCGTTGTAGAAGCGAGAAAGTTCGTTCCTGGCTCAAAGCTCTGTATCCAACCCGACATCAACCCCAACGCTCACCGCCGCAGCAAGAACTCTAAGCGTGAGAGAACAAGAATCCAACCTCCGCTTCTCCCCGGCCTCCCTGACGACCTAGCCGTCGCTTGCCTCATCCGTGTCCCTCGCTCAGACCATAGGAAACTCAGGCTCGTCTGTAAGAGATGGTACAGGCTTGCCTCCGGTAACTTCTTCTACTCTCAGAGGAAGTTACTCAAGATGTCTGAAGAATGGGTTTATGTTTTCAAACGAGACCGTGATGGGAAGATCTCTTGGAACACGTTTGATCCTGTCTCTCAGTATCCTCAGCCGCTTCCGCCTGTTCCTAGAGAGTATTCGGAAGCTGTTGGGTTTGGTTGCGCTGTCTTAAGCGGGTGTCATCTTTACTTGTTTGGAGGTAAGGATCCGTTGAGAGGATCAATGAGGAGGGTTATCTTCTATAACGCTAGGACAAACAAGTGGCATAGAGCACCTGATATGCTAAGGAAGCGGCACTTCTTTGGGTGTTGTGTTATAAACAACTGCTTGTATGTAGCGGGTGGAGAGTGTGAAGGGATCCAGAGGACGCTACGGTCGGCTGAGGTTTATGATCCGAACAAGAACAGGTGGAGTTTTGTCGCTGATATGAGCACAGCGATGGTGCCTCTTATCGGTGTGGTTTATGACAAGAAGTGGTTTCTCAAGGGTCTTGGGTCTCACCAGCAGGTCATGAGTGAGGCTTATGACCCTGAGAGTAACTCGTGGAGCCCGGTCAGTGATGGGATGGTTACTGGTTGGCGAAACCCGTGTACTTCTTTAAACGGTCGGCTTTATGGATTGGATTGTAGGGACGGGTGCAAGCTAAGGGTGTTTGATGAGTCCACGGACTCGTGGAACAAGTTCATGGACAGTAAAGTTCACTTGGGGAACTCGAAGGCTCTTGAAGCTGCGGCTCTTGTTCCGTTGAACAATAAGCTTTGTATAATCAGGAACAATATGAGCATGAGTCTGGTTGATGTCTCGAATCCTGATAAGAACAATTCTAGGGTATGGGAGAACATTGCGGTGAAAGGACAGTCAAAGGGCATTCTCGGTAATATATGGTCTAGTATTGCAGGGAGAGCTGTGAAAAGTCATATTGTGCATTGTCAAGTGCTTCAAGCATGA
- the LOC106335939 gene encoding E3 ubiquitin-protein ligase BRE1-like 2 isoform X1: MESQDSDEPMQKKPHLLDSVSPTATAPNSSPSHPVAKSVDATVLQLQNQKLVQQLDLQKKRMYDVETKIHELHLNQSSYDDQLISVNRLWNQLVDDLVLLGVRAGANQEALKYLDIADKKRGSVPPCAADEMFLCRLLEVDSIGASNSDEVVRKVEEALSLRHSSTVELMGVFENTIATQRTKAESISQNLQAVKSAEDATVQLSNINDLMKEEARNLREMIDALNARHKEQTEQIQAYVSSHSTDQSELKHLKGELEEIKAELEENRRKLINLKMQKDAACEGHVTSSPAVANGSVSPEKPVDKTKLRELKDSIDEIKIVAEGRLSELQAAQEYNLSLSRQCEDIENELKDDQYIYSSRLYNLIKEQLHHWNDDVDRYKLLSEAAQAERSFVMRREKDLNQREESLEAAKQKITTVGSRIEVLEQKLQSCIVEKNGLELETEEAIQDSERQDIKREFITMASTLSKEMEMMEAQLKRWKNTAHDALDLRQQAQSLRVSLSNKADEQKGLEDKCAEQMAEIKSLKALIEKLLKEKLELQNLASIYTRECNDESFRGLAEIKESQRKAQAQAEELKNALDEHFLELRVKAANETETACQERLATAKAEIAELRTQLDISEREVLELKEGIKVKEQEAEALIAEMETVGQAYEDMQTQNQHLLQQVAERDDYNIKLVSESVKTKHAYNTHLSEKQVMEKQLQNVNASVETLKARIAHSEEQMKGCFAEAYKLIQEDRHLVLSLETAKWELADAEKEFRWIKSAVSSSEKEYEQISRRTDEIKLELDDERSEKKKLEEELMELNKELEELGSESVEAATLRLQEEVKNCKNILKCGVCFDRPKEVVIMKCFHLFCKQCIQRSLEIRHRKCPGCGTAFGQSDVRVVKM, from the exons ATGGAGAGCCAGGACTCGGACGAGCCGATGCAGAAGAAGCCTCATCTTCTGGACTCCGTCTCTCCGACCGCCACGGCCCCTAACTCTTCGCCGTCTCATCCCGTCGCTAAAAGT GTTGATGCGACGGTTCTACAGTTACAGAATCAGAAGCTTGTGCAGCAGTTAGACCTGCAGAAGAAACGTATGTACGATGTTGAGACTAAGATTCATGAGTTGCATCTCAATCAAAGCTCTTATGATGACCAGCTTATCTCTGTTAACCGGCTCTGGAACCAG TTGGTAGATGATCTGGTCTTGCTTGGAGTTCGAGCTGGAGCCAATCAAGAGGCTCTTAAATACTTGGACATTGCAGATAAAAAGCGAG GTTCAGTTCCGCCATGTGCTGCTGACGAAATGTTTCTGTGTAGACTTCTTGAAGTAGATTCCATAGGTGCTAGTAATAGTGATGAGGTAGTGAGAAAGGTTGAAGAAGCTCTTTCTCTACGTCATTCCTCTACAGTAGAGTTGATGGGAGTCTTTGAAAACACCATTGCTACTCAGAGGACTAAAGCTGAAAGCATATCACAGAATTTACAGGCTGTGAAATCTGCAGAAG ACGCCACTGTTCAGTTGTCTAACATTAACGATTTAATGAAAGAGGAGGCCAGAAACTTGCGTGAGATGATTGACGCTTTAAATGCGAGGCACAAAGAACAGACTGAGCAGATTCAAGCGTATGTAAGCAGCCATTCAACAGATCAATCCGAGCTTAAACACCTCAAAG GTGAACTGGAAGAGATCAAGGCTGAGCTTGAAGAGAATAGACGAAAATTGATAAACCTGAAAATGCAAAAGGATGCAGCATGTGAAGGTCATGTAACATCATCACCAGCAGTAGCTAATGGAAGCGTTTCTCCTGAGAAGCCTGTAGATAAAACGAAGTTGCGTGAATTGAAGGACTCAATTGATGAAATAAAG ATAGTGGCAGAAGGTCGTCTCTCTGAGCTCCAAGCTGCACAAGAGTATAATCTTTCCTTGTCAAGACAGTGTGAAGATATTGAG AATGAACTAAAGGATGACCAGTATATATACTCGTCTAGACTGTATAACTTGATCAAAGAGCAACTTCATCACTGGAACGATGATGTGGATCGGTATAAACTTTTATCCGAGGCCGCTCAG GCTGAAAGGTCCTTTGTAATGAGACGAGAGAAGGACCTAAATCAAAGGGAAGAATCCCTAGAGGCAGCTAAACAGAAGATAACTACTGTTGGTTCTCGAATTGAAGTGCTGGAACAGAAGCTGCAGAGTTGTATAGTTGAAAAGAATGGATTGGAGCTTGAAACAGAAGAAGCTATCCAAGACTCTG AGCGGCAAGATATTAAAAGAGAGTTTATTACAATGGCATCAACGTTGTCTAAAGAGATGGAAATGATGGAAGCGCAGTTGAAACGGTGGAAGAACACCGCACATGATGCTCTTGACCTGCGTCAACAAGCTCAGTCGCTGAGAGTTTCGTTAAGTAACAAG GCAGACGAACAGAAGGGTTTAGAGGATAAATGTGCTGAACAGATGGCGGAAATTAAATCTCTCAAGGCTCTA ATTGAAAAACTGTTGAAAGAGAAGTTAGAGTTGCAAAATCTAGCAAGCATATATACTCGTGAGTGTAATGATGAAAG TTTCAGAGGATTAGCAGAAATCAAGGAATCACAACGGAAAGCTCAGGCTCAGGCTGAGGAGCTGAAAAACGCTTTAGATGAACACTTTCTTGAGTTGAGAGTGAAAGCAGCTAATGAGACTGAAACTGCTTGCCAAGAACGACTTGCGACCGCAAAGGCTGAAATCGCTGAATTGAGGACTCAGTTAGATATTTCTGAGAG GGAGGTTTTGGAACTTAAGGAAGGTATCAAAGTTAAAGAGCAGGAGGCAGAGGCTTTGATTGCTGAAATGGAG ACTGTTGGTCAAGCCTATGAAGACATGCAAACACAGAACCAACATTTGTTGCAGCAGGTGGCTGAGCGTGATGATTATAATATCAAG CTTGTTTCCGAGAGTGTCAAGACAAAGCATGCTTACAACACACACTTATCTGAGAAGCAAGTAATGGAAAAGCAGCTCCAAAATGTTAATGCATCAGTAGAGACTCTAAAAGCAAGGATTGCACATAGTGAGGAACAG ATGAAAGGCTGTTTCGCTGAGGCTTATAAACTAATTCAAGAAGATCGTCACCTCGTTCTCAGTCTCGAAACCGCCAAGTGGGAATTAGCTGATGCTGAAAAGGAGTTCAGGTGGATCAAATCGGCTGTTTCTTCATCCGAAAAGGAATATGAACAGATCAGCAGGAGGACAGACGAAATCAAACTGGAATTGGATGATGAAAG GAGTGAGAAGAAGAAGCTTGAGGAAGAGCTGATGGAGTTGAACAAGGAGCTTGAAGAGTTGGGTTCTGAGAGTGTAGAAGCTGCAACACTCAGACTCCAGGAAGAAGTTAAAAATTGCAAAAACATCCTCAAGTGTGGCGTTTGTTTTGATCGGCCTAAAGAG GTGGTAATCATGAAATGTTTTCATCTCTTCTGCAAGCAATGCATCCAACGAAGCTTAGAGATCCGACACCGGAAATGTCCAGGCTGTGGCACCGCCTTTGGCCAGAGTGACGTCCGAGTTGTCAAAATGTAA
- the LOC106329372 gene encoding protein YLS3-like, whose protein sequence is MEKSTRTLMIITIVITSMLVGFGSSDLDQDREECTDQLIALSPCLPYVGGNAKAPTKDCCGGFDQVITKSEKCVCILVKDKDDPNLGLKFNATLAAHIPTLCHITAPNITKCISLLHLSPNSTLAKEFESLGRIEYEGKTNSTSPSHNVKDGTGGGKAEQVKSTGEKKSWLAVELLIFALFSHLLFIIPSFTSSSFI, encoded by the exons ATGGAGAAATCAACTAGAACCCTAATGATCATAACCATCGTGATAACCTCCATGTTGGTAGGGTTTGGAAGCTCAGATCTGGATCAAGACAGAGAAGAGTGTACGGACCAGTTGATAGCACTCTCACCATGTCTCCCATACGTGGGAGGAAACGCAAAGGCTCCAACAAAAGATTGTTGTGGTGGTTTTGATCAGGTTATAACAAAGAGTGAGAAGTGTGTTTGCATATTGGTCAAAGACAAAGATGATCCTAATCTTGGCCTCAAGTTTAACGCAACACTAGCTGCTCATATCCCCACCCTTTGTCATATTACAGCTCCTAACATCACCAAGTGTATTT CGCTTCTGCATTTATCTCCAAACTCGACACTGGCTAAAGAGTTTGAGAGTTTAGGAAGGATTGAATATGAAGGAAAGACCAACTCCACATCTCCTTCACATAATGTTAAAG ATGGGACTGGAGGAGGAAAAGCTGAACAAGTGAAGAGTACTGGAGAGAAGAAGAGTTGGTTGGCTGTTGAGCTTTTAATATTTGCTCTCTTCTCTCATCTTCTCTTCATTATCCCTTCTTTCACATCTTCCTCCTTTATTTAA